DNA from Neovison vison isolate M4711 chromosome 12, ASM_NN_V1, whole genome shotgun sequence:
TCCTGGAGGCGCTACACTTAGAGCATCCCATAGCCAGGTACCCGCGTCGCACATTTCCAGCTCGTAACAGCGTCCCCTAGCCAGGTACTCTTGTCCTACGCTTCTAGCCAGAGCGGAGCTCCTTAGGCCATCTCCCTGTACCGTTAGCTTGTGCTCCGGGGGAGACACCTTGGGCGAAACCAGTGTATGCTTAGGGTTCGAGCGTTGTCCCTTGGAACGTTCTTTTGGGAATCAAATCTTACCAAACACCCAAGAACATATATTTCCCTCCTCGCCCCACCCAACGCCAGAATCTTAAAATAGAACAAAGTAAAACTTcgtaaaaagtaaaactaaaaacatCAGTCATTAAAGTCTTACGACCTTGGTTGTGAACCCATGGTTTAAACTTGGTTTACATGTGTGAAGGCAGCCCTCTGAAAATCTgagttgctttctttcttttttctgtacaGGATGGTGGTGGCCTGTGTTTCCAGTCATCTAAGAAAAACAGGAGATGGTGCTAAGacatttattatctttctttGTCATTTACTCAGAGGACTTCATACAGTCATAGACAAAGAACAGGATTCTTTGATTTCCAAAAATATTCAAACCCATAGAAGGCATTGGAAAAATTGTTGTCagtggaaatttatttctcaagcTCTTCTGACGTTTCAGACACAAATATTAGATTATATTATGGACCACTACTTAAGTAAACACTTTCTGACCATCTTTTCTTCATCCACTGAAGAGAGAACATTGTGTAGGAGCTCTTTAGAGCTGCTCCTAGAAGCATACTTTTGTGGAAGAGTGGGGAGAAATAATCACTACTTTATTTCACAGTTGATGTGTAACTACTTTTTCAAGTGTATGGCTTGTGAAAGTGGGTTTGAAGAAGTATTTGACTTAGTGGATGACTATTTTGTAGAGTTGAATGTTGGCGTCACTGGCCTTCCTGtctcagactccaggatcatagcTGGGCTTGTGCTTCACAGAGACTTTTCTGTATACTGTCCAGCAGATGGTGACATAAGAATAGTAATAGTAACAGAAACCATTCAGCCTCTTTTTTCAGCTTCTGCATCAGAGTTTATTCTAAATTCAGAAGCACAGTTTCAGACCTCTCAGTTTTGGATTATGGAAAGGACAAAAGCAATAGTGAAACATTTACAGAGTCAAAATGTAAAATTGCTCCTGTCTAGTGTGAAACAACCGGACTTAGTTACTTATTATGCAGGACTGAATGGCATATCAGTGGTAGAGTGTTTATCACCGGAAGAAGTTTCTCTTATCCAGAGGGTCATGGGTCTTTCTCCCTTTATATTACCACAGGCTTCTTCACAGTATGAAATCTGTAACACGGCTTTGGTGAAATTTTGTAAGCCCCTTATCTTGAGATCCAAAAGGTATGTTCATCTTGGATTGATTAGCACATGTTCATTTATACCACACTGTATAGTTCTCTGTGGACCAGTGCAGGGTCTTGTTGAACAACATGAAGGTGCTTTACATGGAGCATTTAAAATGCTTCGACAGCTGTTTAAAGATCTTGATCTAAGTTACATGATACAAACCAGTGATCAAAACCATACATCAAGTCCTCTTACTTATAAGGATAGCAGAGAAAGTAATCCATTGCCAGAAATTGTTAATGGCTTAATACAAAGGCCGTATCAGGGCACAGTTGTAAAGAACAAGGGTAATCTGGCAAAAACTCAAacatatttaaaactatattcAAATTTGGTAGTTCCGAGTGTAGAATTAGAAACCTGTATTCCATGTTCCACACCAAAAGTGACACCAACCGATACATACCAGACAAATGAAACACTGAGATGTTTAGCTCCAACTAAAACCAGGACAATTGATGACAATGAACCATTTATTGAGAGTAATTCTGCTAATTCAACAGCAGAAAACACTGAAATAGAAATTTCCTCTGAAAATTTACAAGTCACAAAAATTGCTGGAAAGGGAAACATGTTGCCAGTGAGAGAGAAGTCACTGGAGATGTGTACTTCCCAGAGTTACTGCTGCTCCACTCTACCAGCAGGTTGTGTTTTGCCAGTGGGTGGTAATTTTGAGATCCTATTACATTACTATCTTCTCAACTATACCAGAAAATGTCAGCAGTCAGAAGAATCTGTGGTTAGCATGATAATAGCTAATGCTCTTTTAGGCATTCCCCAAGTCCTGTATAAGTCTAAGAAGGGGAAGTACAGCTTTccacaaatatatataagaaCGCTCCGTGCACTACAAACCAGTCAACCCATTGTGAGCAGTCAGACAGGTTTGGAATCAGTAGCTGGTAAATACCAATTACTAACTTCAGTTCTTCAGtgtttaacaaaaattttaaccATTGATTTAGTAATCAATATTAGGAGACAGCCTCGGGAAATGTATGACCAAGATTCAGATGAGGAAGTATAAAATTGGAGGTTTCTTATTAGCCAAAATTTTAATTCAACTCAAGCAATAAAGAAGGATGTGACAACTGATTCTCAAATCAATCCAGTCTAGTTAGGAAAACCTCAAAACTTAAAAAGCCTTTAGAGTAAGTACACTAGGAGGCTGGCAGACATTCAGACACAAATACTAGAAAATATTATGGAACAATTTCAAGGAGGAAGCTTTCCACACGGGGAAGCCAAGATCTGACTAAGTGTGTCTTTCTTCCTCTTACAGGTGCCTCTCTCAGTTCTGTGTTAGTTCATGTATATATGGGAGGGTGTTTCCTTatagcacctttttgcttttctgtattttctttcactCTCTTCATCTGTCCTCACCTTTCCGTATTTATTTAGTTCATAGAATCATTTAATCTGAGATTTGGATGGAGTCTTCAGGTGTCATCCTATATTAAaggtttaaaatacaaaattcagtATTTGCTTCATTCAGAATAACTTATTTTCTCTACTCATAATTTCTAAAGCAGTGAAtaaaagtcttgattttttttttcttcaagcatATAAATTAGTCTTTACTTTTAAATATCCCCttatttatatccattttatGTGGGAAAGCCTGGATATATTTTTTCACTGTCCATACATCACTGAATATGTAACAGGCAATATGACTTTGTGCTCTAtaaacttattttcatttctgtagttAAAAGTTAGTCTTAGAAAGGTTGTAAAATGCATTCTGTCATTTTTTCCTGTCCCCTAAGAGCTTGTAAAAATAATTGATGTATGTGCTGGCTTTTCTTGTATTTGGTGCATAGCCAGAATTCAATTAAATAGTTTGAAAGtctgtccatccttccttccttccttcctttttttctttctttctttctttagtacTCTAGTGAATtggtttactaaaaaaaaaaaaaaaaaaactcaatcaAAGATGGGTAATAATAATCTTATTATTATTCCATCATTATGCAACAAATCGGCTATTTTTTGGCCTTTATGAAAAGTTCCTGGTTtacttaactttcttttttaattttttcaatttatttattttcaggaaaacagtattcattattttttcaccacacccagtgctccatgcaatatgtgccctctataatacccaccacctggtaccccaacctcccacccgcccctgcCACTTCACTTTTTATACAGAATTACTGTTTTACTTTCCGTTGTGAGAAATACTGTTAACATACTCTGCTTATATCttctttgaatactttttttaaaaaagtagaacttTCTCCTGAAAAGAAAGTTTGAGACTTTTACATTAATttggtatgtttttgtttttgcttttttaaagattttattgatttatttgacagagggagagggagcacaggcagagggagtggcgggcaaagggagagggagaagcaggctccccacggagcaaggagccagatgctggtTTTAGTCCCAGGACCgtaggaacatgacctgagccaaaggcagacacttaactgattgaaccagcAAGGTGCCCCTCTGTACAACGTTTAAGTAGAGAATTGATTATGCAGTGCTAAGCTTCCACTTTAAGAAAAGGGGTCTAACACCAAAGTCTCACTTAGGTTTTGAGTGTACAAAAATTAATCGTACTGTGAATTTCCCCTGAAAAGGGTGACGTCTTTGCAGAAGGTGCTTTCAGtattacacccaaaaccaaagTTACAATGATTTACATATACTCTGCTTTCCCAGCTCAGGTTTTTAAACATTACACTCAAGAGCAAGTTCATTCCAAAGATCTTCAATTTGAACAATGCAATCATGAATGTATTCCAGGGAAAAAACTCCAGTGTTGTTTAGGATTAATTCAGAGTTTCTTATAACAGAAGGATGTAATGTACTCCTTTATACATAGTtgcaaaacaaaccaacaacacaaCATTTAAATCATTATGTTCTCAAAGAACACAAGTCCTGATGTATGTACCCTTGCACACGGATTCACTGCACCTTAGCTTGAGAACTTTATCCTCAAAAACCTACACATTGCCTTTCTCTTGGCCTCAACTGTGGCTTTGAGATTATCGTCAAGAATAATAAGCACAGTACGCAAGGAACAGGCAAGCACTAACCGGGACATACGCAGCACAAGAATGGATTTCCTTTGCAAGCTAGACTTAGTAGTATTTTCAGTCTTCTTAAGTCTTTAAAACTCTGCAGCACAATAAATGTGACATGTTATATTACTATAAAAAACCAGGATgaccatatcctttttttttttttttaaacccaggccagaaaacaaaaatctgttaCTGCTATTACAAAatttaggaaaatagaaaatttctatGTTTCAGGCAAGTAGACATCTGATTGAGACTTTCACAGTCACGATCTTGGTCACTAAAAATGTCACAAGACCGTGGAGTCAATGGGGATGGCTTTTCATTAGGAAAAAGTCGCACCTGGAGTAGCACAGCAGTAGCAGTTCCCAGATACCATGGTCTCCTAAGTTTGGATCCTGCCTTtcctactttcctttttttttttttttaagttgtttccacTTCTGCGGGAGCAGGTTTAGCTGACAACCTGTCTGACCTCTTGGGCTCCTTCTTCACTGCCAATAGAACTGCCCTTCCTCCTGGGCATCATTGCCGCAGCGGGCCAGGTTGCAGGCCAAGGGGGCACCAGAGCCTTCCCGAAGCCAGGCTGTCTGGCTGCTGCAGCTCCTTCCACTGCCTGAGCAGCTGCGACCCGCCAAAAATTCTTGATTTCAAAATGTGAATTTTGcagtatttatatttcattttaaaggttTCTAAGTGCATGTAGTACTCTGCATGCAGGACAGTGTCTTCTACTTTTAGTAGTTCTCTGCAACACCCGAAACACGGCTGTTTGTACCAAGTATTCAGACCTGCCTTTTGTATAAAACCACTACATTTAATATGTTCTCTTAAATGCATATTTGCAATACATAAATGCAAcaagttcttttgtttgtttgtttatttatttatttatttgacagaaagagtaggctagaggagcagagggagagggagagagggtctgAAGCTGACTCCACTCTGAGCTTGGGGCTTGTtgctgggctggatctcaccagCCCGAGAtatcaacctgagctgaaaccaagaatccatGCTTAATCCACTGGACCAGCCAAGAGCACCACAGATTTAACGAATTCTTAATTAGTGCCTGCTATGGGCCAGATCCTGAAGACACAGTGGTAAACAAGTAGCTATGGTTCCCATCTTGAAAAGTTAATGGATGTGACACTTCTTGGATTGAGGTTCAAtccaagattttaaaattctagttacagtaaaaaggattttaaaattctaattacaGTAAAACTCTAAAGAGTGGTGACTACGAATGTATTAATAAACTAACATCTTAAAAAGACTAATGTCTTATCTTGTGGTATCTCATAATCTTTTATATTAattgtaatttcattttttaaggttagtataatatttcatttctgtGGTTATGCAGAGAATAAGTTAgctctggttttttggtttgttttttaaggagacttcccgcccagcatggagcccaatatggggcttaaactcacaaccctgagatcaagacctgagccaagatcaagagtcagacacttaactgactgagccatgcaggtgccccaattaGCTCTGTTTCTTATACCAAACTCATAGATGTATGAACCTACTGTAAAATTGCTGTATAACTTTttccattcactttttaaattatcgGTCAGATCATTTGatagttttgctttattttgttattgttattttaaatacttctccATCACTGAAGGCATTTAAAGACTTCCAGACATGCCTAGACATGACCTTGCATATGATACGTATTTTGTAACTGTAAGTAATCAGGAGCCCAGAAGTCCCTTTGTAAGCTGGCCTGCATCTTTGTATTTTTGGTACCTGGTCTAATATCTAGCATACAATAGTAGCCAGTAAATGTCTCTTGAGGAACTATTCACTGACTGAATTAGTCGTTTGATCCTCATAGATGAGGTCATAATTATTTCCATCAAAGTTTCATGGGAAAGGGTAGGTTTTGGGGGAGAAAGAGCAGACAAGGTAGAATAGGTCCACACAAAGcaatcttttctctcccttttttaaaagattttatttatttatttattttccattttattttattttatttcttttcagtgctccaaaattcattgtttaatgCACCATATTGTTtaatgcaatacatgccctccataatacccaccaccaggctcacccaaccccccccactcctctcccctccgaaaccctcagtttgtttctcagagtccacagtttctcatgattggtctccccctccgatttcccccatctcacttctcctctccatcttccagtgtcctccctgttattccttgtgctccacaagtaagtgaaaccatttgttatttgactctctctgcttgactgacttcactcagcataatctcttccagtcctgtccatgttgatagaaaatttgggtattcatcctttctgatggaggcataatactccattgtatatatggaccatatttatttatttgacagagagacacagcaagagagggaacacaagcagggggagtggaagagggagaagcaggcttcctgctgagcaggaagcccaatgtggagcttgatcccaggacactgggatcatgacctgagcccaagacagacgcttaacaactgagccacccaggcaccccacagtctTTCCTTTGGGATCAAGACGTAGACAGGTACTTAACCGACaagagctgcccaggtgcccccagaagaatatttttaaaaatttgattacaCTGTATATAAGCCCTCTTCCAAAAGGATTTGAAGTGACCTGCAATAAGAACAGATAAAATTCCTATAAAATCTGAATACAAATGTAAGGatcaagaacaaagaaaatataaagatgatTAAAAGTCAAAACCATGTTCCTGTTTTTTGTTGCTGCATAATGAATAACCTTAATACTTAACAGATTTTACCTACTGTATTATTccctctcagggttgtgggagtTGCCTGGCCTTAGATGGACAGCTTCCGCTGTATTCTGTTGGTTCAGGCAGTCACAAAGGTCAGCTGAAGTTCAAGGAGAGGGAAATAGGCCCCGCCACTCAGTGGGAAGAGTGTCAATGTCCCATTATTAGAAGAGCATGTGGGAAGAGATATAGTGAGGCAgctattttggaaaatacaatctaCCACACCCTGGAAGGGGGAAAAGGACAAATACGCACTAACTTCTCAACTGAGTTTTTTATTACTGTGTTTTGAGGTTACATGATTACCTCCCACAAATACATTTCCCCCATAACTTTT
Protein-coding regions in this window:
- the BBS10 gene encoding Bardet-Biedl syndrome 10 protein isoform X1, yielding MAALGSAKAALQVTEVLETILSRCVGPEGRQVLCTKPTGEVLISRSGGCLLEALHLEHPIARMVVACVSSHLRKTGDGAKTFIIFLCHLLRGLHTVIDKEQDSLISKNIQTHRRHWKNCCQWKFISQALLTFQTQILDYIMDHYLSKHFLTIFSSSTEERTLCRSSLELLLEAYFCGRVGRNNHYFISQLMCNYFFKCMACESGFEEVFDLVDDYFVELNVGVTGLPVSDSRIIAGLVLHRDFSVYCPADGDIRIVIVTETIQPLFSASASEFILNSEAQFQTSQFWIMERTKAIVKHLQSQNVKLLLSSVKQPDLVTYYAGLNGISVVECLSPEEVSLIQRVMGLSPFILPQASSQYEICNTALVKFCKPLILRSKRYVHLGLISTCSFIPHCIVLCGPVQGLVEQHEGALHGAFKMLRQLFKDLDLSYMIQTSDQNHTSSPLTYKDSRESNPLPEIVNGLIQRPYQGTVVKNKGNLAKTQTYLKLYSNLVVPSVELETCIPCSTPKVTPTDTYQTNETLRCLAPTKTRTIDDNEPFIESNSANSTAENTEIEISSENLQVTKIAGKGNMLPVREKSLEMCTSQSYCCSTLPAGCVLPVGGNFEILLHYYLLNYTRKCQQSEESVVSMIIANALLGIPQVLYKSKKGKYSFPQIYIRTLRALQTSQPIVSSQTGLESVAGKYQLLTSVLQCLTKILTIDLVINIRRQPREMYDQDSDEEV
- the BBS10 gene encoding Bardet-Biedl syndrome 10 protein isoform X4; the encoded protein is MAALGSAKAALQVTEVLETILSRCVGPEGRQVLCTKPTGEVLISRSGGCLLEALHLEHPIARMVVACVSSHLRKTGDGAKTFIIFLCHLLRGLHTVIDKEQDSLISKNIQTHRRHWKNCCQWKFISQALLTFQTQILDYIMDHYLSKHFLTIFSSSTEERTLCRSSLELLLEAYFCGRVGRNNHYFISQLMCNYFFKCMACESGFEEVFDLVDDYFVELNVGVTGLPVSDSRIIAGLVLHRDFSVYCPADGDIRIVIVTETIQPLFSASASEFILNSEAQFQTSQFWIMERTKAIVKHLQSQNVKLLLSSVKQPDLVTYYAGLNGISVVECLSPEEVSLIQRVMGLSPFILPQASSQYEICNTALVKFCKPLILRSKSSFSYCCVTNHPPTSQPETANISHSFPGLVPAVSTEECPAEV
- the BBS10 gene encoding Bardet-Biedl syndrome 10 protein isoform X2, giving the protein MLIINLRMVVACVSSHLRKTGDGAKTFIIFLCHLLRGLHTVIDKEQDSLISKNIQTHRRHWKNCCQWKFISQALLTFQTQILDYIMDHYLSKHFLTIFSSSTEERTLCRSSLELLLEAYFCGRVGRNNHYFISQLMCNYFFKCMACESGFEEVFDLVDDYFVELNVGVTGLPVSDSRIIAGLVLHRDFSVYCPADGDIRIVIVTETIQPLFSASASEFILNSEAQFQTSQFWIMERTKAIVKHLQSQNVKLLLSSVKQPDLVTYYAGLNGISVVECLSPEEVSLIQRVMGLSPFILPQASSQYEICNTALVKFCKPLILRSKRYVHLGLISTCSFIPHCIVLCGPVQGLVEQHEGALHGAFKMLRQLFKDLDLSYMIQTSDQNHTSSPLTYKDSRESNPLPEIVNGLIQRPYQGTVVKNKGNLAKTQTYLKLYSNLVVPSVELETCIPCSTPKVTPTDTYQTNETLRCLAPTKTRTIDDNEPFIESNSANSTAENTEIEISSENLQVTKIAGKGNMLPVREKSLEMCTSQSYCCSTLPAGCVLPVGGNFEILLHYYLLNYTRKCQQSEESVVSMIIANALLGIPQVLYKSKKGKYSFPQIYIRTLRALQTSQPIVSSQTGLESVAGKYQLLTSVLQCLTKILTIDLVINIRRQPREMYDQDSDEEV
- the BBS10 gene encoding Bardet-Biedl syndrome 10 protein isoform X3 yields the protein MVVACVSSHLRKTGDGAKTFIIFLCHLLRGLHTVIDKEQDSLISKNIQTHRRHWKNCCQWKFISQALLTFQTQILDYIMDHYLSKHFLTIFSSSTEERTLCRSSLELLLEAYFCGRVGRNNHYFISQLMCNYFFKCMACESGFEEVFDLVDDYFVELNVGVTGLPVSDSRIIAGLVLHRDFSVYCPADGDIRIVIVTETIQPLFSASASEFILNSEAQFQTSQFWIMERTKAIVKHLQSQNVKLLLSSVKQPDLVTYYAGLNGISVVECLSPEEVSLIQRVMGLSPFILPQASSQYEICNTALVKFCKPLILRSKRYVHLGLISTCSFIPHCIVLCGPVQGLVEQHEGALHGAFKMLRQLFKDLDLSYMIQTSDQNHTSSPLTYKDSRESNPLPEIVNGLIQRPYQGTVVKNKGNLAKTQTYLKLYSNLVVPSVELETCIPCSTPKVTPTDTYQTNETLRCLAPTKTRTIDDNEPFIESNSANSTAENTEIEISSENLQVTKIAGKGNMLPVREKSLEMCTSQSYCCSTLPAGCVLPVGGNFEILLHYYLLNYTRKCQQSEESVVSMIIANALLGIPQVLYKSKKGKYSFPQIYIRTLRALQTSQPIVSSQTGLESVAGKYQLLTSVLQCLTKILTIDLVINIRRQPREMYDQDSDEEV